GCCACCTCGCGGGCCACCCGCCAGATCACCTCCTCCTCCAACACCGAGTCGGCCACCACCCGGGCGAGCGTCTCGCCATTGACGTGCTCCAGGATGATGTAGGGCGTCTTCTCGACCTGGCCCACCTCAAAGATGCGCGGCAGCGCCCGGTGGGTCAGAGCTCCCAGCAGACAACCTTCGCGCAAAAAACGGCGTCGGCGCTCCTCATCGAGCAGCTGCCCGGGCTCACGTGAGGTCTTCACCGCCACGGTCTCAACGCCGCGGCTGGCCAGATACACGATGCTCTCGGCGCCGCGGCCGATCTCTTTACGAACGCGAACGCCGGGAAATGACCCGGATACCGAGGTGCTGCTTTTTGTCATGATGCCTGCTACCGCTGCGTGGTCGATACGCCCCCCCCCACAGGTCCCGGGGCGCTCACCATCGAGAATCTTTCAACCTGCTTTACAAAGAGTAGCGCCGCCGGCCGCCCACCGCACTCCCATCGTCGGGGGATGCGAGCCGCTTGCCGGTGCCCACCCCGGTGGATCGTCGTCAGTCGCCCCGAGAACGCCTCATGGGCTGACCCACGATGCTCACAAAGACGCGTCGAACAAGGCCAATGGGCACCCGCCGGTCGGCGACATCGCCACCTGCAGGCCCCTCGCAGAGCCTGAGCCCCGGGTGGGGCCGGTTGTAGAAAGGAGCAAAGAGAGCGGAGGAGCGAGGTGAGGCGTGTGTGTCAATCGCGGCGGGGAGACGCTCCACTGGAGCCAAACGATGGCGGCCCAAAACAGGTCTGTCAGAACGCAGGGCGCGCACCCCGAGAAGTGCGCGAAGTCCGCATAAACAAAGGGCGATGTTCGACCCCGGGTCGGATCGTTTTCGGATCGTTTTCGGACCGTTTTCGGACCGTTTTCGTTTTAGGGGGGGCGGAAAAAGTCTGACTCGCCGCTTCACTCGCTCGCGGTGATCCCCTGGGCGAGCAGCGCGCCCTCGGCGTCGAGGTAGAGCGTGAGGCGCGCGTAACCTTCGCAACGCTCGGGTTCGGCGCACGACATCTTCGCGCTGAGCTGGGGGCTCACTACGATTTTGCGCGCGTAAGGGATGCCCTCGGGGGCGGCGCTCCCCTCGTCGGCCGGGCGCAGGGTGAGCGTGCCGCCCTCGGCCTGCGTCTGCACAGGGGTGCGACGCGTGAACTCAGATCCTCCCTCGCTCAAAAACTGGTCGGCGATCGACGCGAAGGTATCGGCTGAGGTGGGCGCGAAGTCGAAGTCGTAGATCGAGGAGGCAGGTGGGGCCCCGGTGTTCTCAAAAATCCTGAACCACTCCGCGACCAGGGCGCGATCGGCAGCGGTGGTGGGCTCGGCGGTTTGGCACGTTTCAAGCTCGGCGCGAAGCTCGCGCAGGTTGGTCTGCGCCGCCGTCGGCAGAGGCGCCGAAGATCGCTGCGCCTGCCAGGGTTGGGCGGCCAGGTAATCCTGCCAAGAGGCGTCATCCAGGGGTTGGCCGTGCCATGCCAGAATTGCGTTGATGGCATAGCCGTACTCCTCGCAGGCAAAGCCCGCCAGACGCTCCCGGGAGGTGAGCTGCGACTCCAGCCGGGCCTCTTCGGTGGGGCAGGTCAGCTCGCCGGCGCAGCTCTCGCAGTAGCGCGAGGCGATCTCCTGGCGCGGGTGGCAGGCCATCCAGAGCACCGGGTCGCAGGGGAGCGAGGCGTCGGCATCGCAACGCGACACGACCTCTGGCGAGGCATGGGCCTCGGCGTCGTCGGGCGACGGCGCGGCATGTTCGGGCTCGCCAGCTGGCGAGTCATCCGCAACGTCGGCCGCAGTCGAGCAGGCGGCGCTTGAGAAGGTGAGCGCTGCAACGAGCAGCAGGGGATGAATCTGGCAAGTGAACCGGAATTGAAGGCGCATCGGAGCTCCACAGCGATACGGGTTGGCGATGGGGGGAGCGTAGACGACGCATGGCGAGCGATATTCAGGCGAGTCGGGGTTGGGAAGGCGCGGTGACGCTCTTCGGCGCGTTCAACCTCCCAAGAACCATGCGTTGTCTGTGGGCTAAGCGAAGCCCCCGATCGTCTGAAAGCCGCATAAATAAAGGATGATGCGCGACCCAGGGTCAGACCATTCCAGGATGATGCGCGACCCAGGGTCAGACCATTCCGGCCCATCACCCATAAAAAAATGCCGGGGCAAAAACCCCGGCATCACGTTCACCGACCTTCAAAGCGCCGCGGTGCGACACCCCCCTTAGAGCGGCGTCGCACGGCCGCATTGACCTTATTTAGCTTTGGTCAGGCGCAGGTAGGGCAGCTTGATGTCGATCTCGCCAAAACGCTCGCGCGCCGCGTCATCATCCAGGCTCAGCCCCACGATCACGTCTTCGCCGGGCTTCCAGTCGGCGGGGGTGGCCAGGGGCTTGCCGTCGGTGGCCTGCACCGCGTCGAGCGCGCGCAGCACCTCAGCGAAGTTACGACCCACCGACATCGGGTAGGTCAGCATCAGGCGGATCTTCTTGTCGGGACCAATGATGAAGAGGGTGCGCACCGTCGCGCTGTCGGCCGCAGTGCGCCCGTCGGGCATATACGCCTCGGCCGGCAGCATGTCGTAGAGCTTGGCCACGTTGAGCGAGGTGTCGTCGATGATGGGGAAGTCCGCCGAGGTTCCGGCGAAGGCCTCAATGTCTTTGATCCACTTGTGGTGCTCCTCCACGCTGTCGACCGAGACGCCCATCACCTTCGTGTTGCGCTTCTTGAACTCCGGCACCAGGCGAGCGACTGCGCCAAACTCGGTGGTGCACACCGGGGTAAAGTCTTTGGGGTGCGAGAAGATGATGGCGTAACCATCGCCGATCCATTCGTGCAGCGAGAGCTTCCCTGCGGTGGAATCGGCTTCAAAGTCGGGAGCAATGTCGTTGATGCGAAGGCTCATGATCAGACCTCGTAAATGGAAGAAGTAGAGATGAATCGGGCAGCGTGTTGCCGCCCTCGATATAGACACCAGCTGCCCCCCGAGAAGGGGGAGCGGGCTTCATGACAGAGATGCCCCCTGCCCCCCAAAGGTTTCAAAGAACCCTAAAACCAACCCGCTCCCGCTCCCCAACCCCGGGTCGAATACGAACTCCACCCCGAGCCCGAGCCCGAGCACCAGCACCAGCACGAGCACCAGCACCAGCACCAGCACCAGCACCAGCACCAGCACGAGTACCAGCACCAGTACGAGCACCAGCACGAGCACGAGTACCAGCACCAGCACGAGCACCAGCACCAGTACGAGCACCAGTACGAGCACCAGCACGAGTACCAGTACGAGCACCAGCCCGAGTACCAGTACGAGCACCAGCCCGAGCCCGAGATCGAGCCCGAGATCGAGATCGAGCCCGAGCACCAGCCCGAGCACCAGCACCAGCCCAAACACCACCCCGAGCCCGCCACCCCCCCAAACAAAAAAAACGCCCGACGCCCCCCCCAACAGGGGAGCGCCGGACGCCCCGGCAACGCCATCTCAGGTTCTCAGCTCAGTCTCTTATCCCCGGCCTCACATCCCCGAGGTCGGCCGCCTTCCCTCCTCCTCGCCGCGGATGCGATCCCAGCCGTAGCGGATCGAGTCGCGAAAATCGTTCCAGGTGCCCTTGTTGCGCGTCTCCCATCCCTTGCGGGCGTGGGCCTCGACGTCGTCCCACTTGCGGTTGCGGTGGTTGCCGTGCTCGGCCAGCGCCATGCCGTAGCGGTAGCCCAGCTCGTACTCCTCTTTGCTGTGGCCGGACCCGGCGTAGTTCGTGGTGTAGTGGCGGTCGAAGTCGCCCTTGAACTGCGCATAGCGCCCGGTGTTGCCGCGCGCGCTCAGCTCCTCGATGTCGATCTCCTGGCTGCGCACGGTCTCGCGGATGGTCTCGGTATGCTCCTCGACCTCCTGGTTGATGACCACCTCCTCGGTGACGTGGGTCTCTTTGCTGACGACCGGCTCCTCGTGGCGCTCGGTGAACTCCACGCTCTCCTCTTCAAAGATGTGGTCGCCGGAGTCGACGGCGCGGTCGACCTTGCGGCGCTGCACATCGACCTTCTCCTCGCGCAGGTTGATGTTCTCCTCGACCGGGGTCTCTTTGACCCGGGTGGAGGCGCGCACCCCGCCGGTCTCCACCTCGCGCTTGCCGACCTTGAGCTCCTCTTCGGCGGCCTGCAGCTTTTTGCCCGAGGGGCCGGCGTTGGTGAGGCCAACCTCGGAGCCCGTGGCGGCCCCGGCCCCGACCCCGGAGGAGCTGCCCGCCGATGAGGAGGCCGACGAAGTGGCCCCGGCCTGGCTCTCTTCGAGCGTGGAACTCCGACCCGAGCCGTAACGATCGTCCACGTCGGAGAGGGCGTAGCGGTTCATGATCTGGCGGGCCCGCTCGATTTTACGGCTGTCATCGGAGTGCACGATGATCAGCGAGCAACCGTCACGTACCCCGGCGGCGTAGCGCTCGGCCTCCTCACGCTGGATGCCGATCTTTTGCAGTTTTTTGAGCGACTTTTTGGCCTCAGCCTGATCGCTGTCGGCGTCGCTAAAGAGCCCTTTAAAGAAGCCCTGATGATCCTCGTCGGCGTTTTTGATGAAGTCGATGTTCGAGCGGCTGATGTCGGCGTTTTTCAGCTCTTTGACCGTGCTCTTGGCCTGATCGACGTTTTCGTACAATGCGATGACGGACATGCTCATACCTACCTCGTCTGCATGAAGGTGCAACTACGATGACTCCCGACTTTGCGGGGGGCTTGTATGCTCGATGATCGCCTCCTCCTGGCGGAGGGTGACCTCCTCGTGATGCACGCGCTGCGAGTAGCGACGCGTGATATGAAGCTCCTCCTTGAGCACGAGGCGTTTCTCCACGACGGCGACCTCCTCGTAGACCGGAATGATCGTCGTCTCCCCCTCCCGGCGCGCGCCTTCGCGCGCCTCCACCACTCGCCCCACCGGCACGCGCTCCACCTCCAGGGCGGTGGCCTCCAGAGGCACTTCGACCTCCTCGTCACGCTCGTGAACGCGCTTCGTCACGCGCACACTCGCCCCCTCCACCTCGCGCACCCCCACCCGGAGCTCCTCCCGTGCTACCGGGAGAATCGTGCGTTTGACCTCGTCGTCTTTACTCATGACCGAACCCGCTCATAGACGCGTCCCAACTCGCGGCACGGCACCGGGGCCGCGCTCATCGAAGCACAGGCGTAATGTGTGCGCGAGAACGAAACACCCAAAGATTTCAATGGTTTAAATGGGGTGAGGCGCGCCTGCGCCGGCGCCAGTTCGAGGCGTCGAGACGGGGCATCCAGGGGACACGAGGACCGCGTGCCAGGATGGCGAGGGGCGCGCGAAACACACCGCCTGCCTGCTCCGGGGGCGCTCAGGGCCAGGAAAACACCAACGCCATACCCCGAAGGGGGCGTAAAGGGGGTCGGAAGCCTATCGCGAACGAGCAGTCGACCCCGTCGACGCCCCCCCGAGCCTATCGCGAAGGACCCGTCGACCCCGTCGACGCCCCCCCGAGCTTATCGCGAACGAGCAGTCGACCCCGTCGACGCCCTGGCGAGCCTATCGCGAAGGACCCGTCGACCCCGTCGCCCCCTGGCCGAGCCTATCGAGAAGGACCCGTCGACCCCGTCGACGCCCTCCCGAGCCTATCGCGAAAGGCGGGCGACCCCCTCGACCCCCGACCTGCCTCGACCACGAACGTTCTGAAACAAGCCAGAGCAACGCGGGCGCTCCGTCGCATCTCTCACCTCCGAGATGCCCCGGCGCGCCCGCGCTCCGATCCGCCTTCTGCGTCGCGCTTAATGCGCTCAGTCGCAGGGATCTTCACTCACCCGCTCGATCATCAGATCGATCGGCTGCGTCTCCAATCCATCAATAAACGCCTCGATCTCACAGCGCTTCACATTGGGCAGATCCAGAAAACGCGCGGCCTGATGGATATGCTCCATAGCCGCCAGGCCTTCGATTGACTCCAACGATGCCAGATCTTGCAATACAAAGGTCTTGGTCTCCCGCAGCGATCCGAAATCATCCATTGATGTCAGCGCCCCC
The nucleotide sequence above comes from Lujinxingia vulgaris. Encoded proteins:
- a CDS encoding YsnF/AvaK domain-containing protein; protein product: MSMSVIALYENVDQAKSTVKELKNADISRSNIDFIKNADEDHQGFFKGLFSDADSDQAEAKKSLKKLQKIGIQREEAERYAAGVRDGCSLIIVHSDDSRKIERARQIMNRYALSDVDDRYGSGRSSTLEESQAGATSSASSSAGSSSGVGAGAATGSEVGLTNAGPSGKKLQAAEEELKVGKREVETGGVRASTRVKETPVEENINLREEKVDVQRRKVDRAVDSGDHIFEEESVEFTERHEEPVVSKETHVTEEVVINQEVEEHTETIRETVRSQEIDIEELSARGNTGRYAQFKGDFDRHYTTNYAGSGHSKEEYELGYRYGMALAEHGNHRNRKWDDVEAHARKGWETRNKGTWNDFRDSIRYGWDRIRGEEEGRRPTSGM
- a CDS encoding YsnF/AvaK domain-containing protein, whose translation is MSKDDEVKRTILPVAREELRVGVREVEGASVRVTKRVHERDEEVEVPLEATALEVERVPVGRVVEAREGARREGETTIIPVYEEVAVVEKRLVLKEELHITRRYSQRVHHEEVTLRQEEAIIEHTSPPQSRESS
- a CDS encoding peroxiredoxin, with product MSLRINDIAPDFEADSTAGKLSLHEWIGDGYAIIFSHPKDFTPVCTTEFGAVARLVPEFKKRNTKVMGVSVDSVEEHHKWIKDIEAFAGTSADFPIIDDTSLNVAKLYDMLPAEAYMPDGRTAADSATVRTLFIIGPDKKIRLMLTYPMSVGRNFAEVLRALDAVQATDGKPLATPADWKPGEDVIVGLSLDDDAARERFGEIDIKLPYLRLTKAK